Proteins co-encoded in one Acidobacteriota bacterium genomic window:
- a CDS encoding DUF4178 domain-containing protein, whose translation MSVLQANCPSCGGPIEFKAGSTIVLVCPFCRSAISRTDRALEDLGKVADIVDSESPLKLGLKGTYKEARFELTGRAQNKHELGGSWDEWYATFSNGWVGWLAEAQGRFYLTFYQPLPAGVSLPSFEGLQLGQVVTEIPSPMPLMVQEKGRGTSIAAEGEIPYKLTPNEDFQFADLAGKNNAFATIDYSMSPPWVFIGNQVTLDEIGLGDARSVKREGKRVSAAGLPCPNCGGPLNLIAPDKAERVTCPNCDSLLDVNQGNISYLKALDQTNVPEFVAPIGAEGTFPGDVKFKIIGAVVRSVTIDGEKYYWHEYLLYNPMIGFRWLVHSDNHWNFVEPVNPADVAQDNVFVAGSTVEYNGRKFKIFQDAPAVTEYVKGEFYWRVEQGETVRAIDYVAAPVMLSQEISANEINWSAGTYMTNDEVEKAFGISGLPRPWGVAPNQPFTGRFYYTWGALPLLALLAVAIFMIPFSGLTNTVLNQEVVLPPLVNATTAQAVFSQPFDLKANRNVRITAGAQVDNSWADLDIDLVKDGTTEEIESVNIPVEYYSGSDSDGAWTEGDKKSDATISSLPAGKYTLRVEGTWQNWQAQMPVTVKVEQNVNRGVNFICAFLILLIVPVIGLIRKVSFEGSRWKDSMFSSASSGGSDDSD comes from the coding sequence ATGAGCGTTCTTCAGGCGAATTGTCCGTCGTGCGGCGGGCCCATAGAATTCAAGGCCGGATCGACCATCGTTCTCGTTTGCCCGTTCTGCCGCTCGGCGATATCGCGAACCGATCGTGCCTTGGAAGACCTTGGCAAGGTCGCTGACATAGTTGATTCAGAATCTCCGCTCAAGCTCGGGCTTAAAGGCACATACAAGGAGGCAAGATTTGAACTTACTGGCCGGGCTCAAAACAAGCATGAGCTCGGAGGTTCGTGGGACGAGTGGTACGCAACATTCTCGAACGGCTGGGTTGGCTGGCTTGCCGAGGCTCAAGGGCGTTTTTATTTAACCTTTTATCAGCCGCTGCCTGCCGGCGTTTCGCTGCCGTCATTCGAAGGCCTTCAGCTTGGCCAGGTTGTCACCGAGATCCCAAGCCCGATGCCTCTCATGGTGCAGGAGAAAGGGCGTGGAACCTCGATCGCTGCTGAAGGGGAAATTCCGTATAAGCTGACGCCGAACGAGGATTTTCAGTTTGCCGACCTTGCCGGAAAGAACAATGCGTTCGCGACGATCGACTACAGTATGTCGCCGCCGTGGGTATTTATCGGAAATCAGGTAACGCTCGATGAGATCGGGCTGGGCGATGCAAGATCGGTAAAGCGTGAAGGCAAGCGCGTCTCGGCTGCCGGACTGCCGTGTCCGAATTGCGGCGGCCCGCTGAATCTGATCGCTCCCGACAAAGCCGAACGGGTAACTTGCCCGAATTGCGATTCGCTGCTTGATGTAAATCAAGGCAATATTTCATACCTCAAAGCGCTCGATCAGACTAACGTGCCGGAATTTGTCGCTCCGATCGGTGCTGAAGGTACCTTCCCCGGCGATGTTAAATTCAAGATCATCGGAGCCGTTGTCCGCAGCGTTACGATCGACGGAGAGAAGTACTATTGGCACGAGTATCTGCTCTACAATCCTATGATCGGCTTTAGGTGGCTCGTCCATTCGGACAATCATTGGAATTTTGTAGAACCGGTCAATCCGGCTGATGTTGCTCAGGATAACGTCTTTGTCGCTGGAAGCACCGTCGAATACAACGGCCGCAAATTCAAGATATTTCAGGACGCTCCGGCGGTCACGGAATACGTAAAAGGCGAATTCTATTGGCGAGTCGAGCAGGGCGAAACCGTTCGAGCGATAGATTACGTTGCGGCACCGGTCATGCTGTCGCAGGAGATATCGGCCAACGAGATCAACTGGTCCGCGGGCACTTACATGACCAACGACGAGGTCGAGAAAGCCTTCGGGATCTCCGGACTTCCGCGGCCGTGGGGTGTTGCGCCGAACCAGCCGTTTACCGGCAGGTTCTATTACACATGGGGAGCCTTGCCGCTGCTTGCTCTCTTAGCGGTTGCGATCTTTATGATACCGTTCAGCGGACTCACGAATACGGTATTAAATCAGGAAGTCGTCCTTCCGCCGCTCGTAAACGCCACGACTGCACAGGCCGTTTTTAGTCAGCCATTCGATCTTAAAGCGAACCGAAATGTACGTATAACTGCAGGGGCACAGGTCGATAATTCCTGGGCCGACCTCGACATCGATCTCGTCAAGGACGGAACGACCGAGGAGATCGAATCCGTTAATATTCCGGTCGAATATTACAGCGGCAGCGACAGCGACGGAGCGTGGACCGAGGGTGATAAAAAGAGCGACGCCACGATCTCGTCATTGCCGGCGGGCAAGTATACGCTTCGTGTCGAAGGCACGTGGCAAAATTGGCAGGCACAAATGCCCGTTACCGTTAAGGTTGAGCAGAACGTTAACCGGGGCGTAAATTTCATCTGTGCGTTTCTGATCCTTCTTATCGTGCCAGTCATCGGGTTGATCAGAAAGGTATCGTTCGAGGGCAGCAGATGGAAAGATAGTATGTTCAGCTCGGCGTCATCCGGCGGATCGGATGATTCGGATTAG
- the speD gene encoding adenosylmethionine decarboxylase yields MIVGTEWLIEATGCEPDALRDENAIRSILSRVIDDLGLRSIGSVWHKFDGEGGVTGLIALTESHLACHTYPEYGTATFNLYCCRTRPEWNWEGELKAALDAADVTVTRIERGTREDIAGVRNLGSDMRFEIAGGEQ; encoded by the coding sequence ATGATCGTTGGAACCGAATGGCTGATCGAGGCGACAGGCTGTGAGCCGGACGCTCTGCGCGATGAGAACGCGATCCGATCGATCTTGTCGCGCGTTATCGACGACCTCGGCCTGCGGTCTATCGGCTCCGTCTGGCATAAATTCGACGGTGAGGGCGGTGTTACAGGCCTCATCGCACTCACCGAATCGCACCTTGCCTGCCATACGTATCCTGAATACGGAACAGCCACATTTAACTTATATTGCTGCCGAACGCGGCCCGAATGGAACTGGGAAGGCGAGCTAAAAGCGGCCCTCGACGCGGCTGACGTAACAGTGACCAGGATCGAACGCGGAACCAGGGAAGACATTGCCGGTGTCCGGAATTTGGGTTCGGATATGAGATTTGAAATTGCCGGAGGTGAGCAATGA